In one Candidatus Zixiibacteriota bacterium genomic region, the following are encoded:
- a CDS encoding NlpC/P60 family protein, translated as MNRAFVTTNLLDLWAEPKYNSERVSQLFFGEELELYDSKDGYVFVKQNDGYSGWADERFLKASEQTQKAVRADSENVVQTPFAKTFGTSKGDVISPFSLFYGTKLHGKNVASQRNKFSLPDDSAIYLSRSSTRPVKQKNDKSLAVQIVRDARKFLGIPYLWGGITTLGFDCSGFVQTIYGSVGVRLPRDTKDQIGSGKEVSRDEAKKGDLLFFKRHVGIVIDRESIIHASIGGGGVRINSLKSGMPEYREDLDRNFQQARRVL; from the coding sequence ATGAACAGAGCATTTGTTACAACCAATCTGCTTGACCTATGGGCCGAGCCGAAATACAACAGCGAGCGGGTGTCCCAGCTGTTCTTCGGAGAAGAGCTTGAACTATACGATTCAAAAGACGGTTATGTATTTGTGAAGCAGAATGACGGTTATAGCGGCTGGGCTGACGAACGATTTCTAAAAGCCAGTGAGCAAACCCAAAAAGCTGTTCGGGCTGATAGTGAGAATGTCGTGCAAACGCCGTTCGCCAAGACTTTTGGAACATCAAAAGGAGATGTCATTTCCCCTTTTTCGCTGTTCTACGGAACAAAGTTGCATGGAAAGAATGTAGCTTCACAGCGGAACAAGTTTTCTTTACCCGATGACTCAGCAATTTATTTGTCTCGGTCAAGTACACGTCCGGTAAAACAGAAGAACGATAAAAGTTTGGCTGTGCAGATTGTTAGAGATGCTCGGAAATTTCTTGGCATTCCATATCTCTGGGGCGGCATCACAACTCTTGGTTTTGACTGCTCTGGATTTGTCCAGACGATATATGGTTCTGTGGGAGTGAGATTGCCGCGTGATACAAAAGATCAGATTGGCTCGGGGAAAGAAGTGAGTCGTGACGAAGCCAAAAAGGGGGACCTGCTGTTTTTCAAACGTCATGTCGGAATCGTCATAGACAGAGAAAGCATAATCCATGCGTCAATTGGCGGCGGCGGTGTCAGGATAAACAGCTTGAAATCGGGCATGCCGGAATATCGCGAAGATTTGGACAGAAATTTTCAACAAGCGAGAAGAGTATTATGA
- a CDS encoding N-acetylmuramoyl-L-alanine amidase has product MKSTEKLSAARAFFGTLSKNILASSGLALILGFGVLATMPPKPPSATIRVVYPKPNQIITAVDSTFILGSVSVDRNNLSDYRLDINGHEIPIHKDGGFLAFLPITPGEFVFHLSVSKKSSVVVVQDPIGIDSLFVLVPEPLKSIPEDSLAIAGDYRAPLGDLVLIEGDVLEVSFLATPGHTAWFSIPGVIDSVPMSETEPRQQPYWGEAVFGEGRIPDSVLIRGIYAGFYTIPSSVVVEKSPITYHLGDRTSTHEQLLTGELKEPPKSMDSASMHPVPIRKPPPSITPGTLDPLVSASIYKVSINPPEYPFTIRFNDSVLVLRHAPQKGYFSILQPKGVEALAVGAEGDWYKLRLSENQFAWVNKISVVSLPSGIRPPKSFLSVIRSHSYDDSVKIDFALSGKHPFRITELDSRSIRIQIFGVTSNTDWIRYDFGDSLVESAQWSQPEPNLYQLDLNISQDVWGYDGYYNGSKFSFVLHKPPKNTKSIRGKTIIVDPGHSSDPGSIGPTGYTEADANLGISLILAKMLKQKGANVIMTRSDTSHVALADRPAIARANNADLFVSIHNNALPDGINPITNNGVSTYYYHPHSINLAKAIQTELLKATKSPDYGLFYGNLAVNRPTQFPAVLVECAFMIIPDQEAMLKTDDFRKKAAGAVVRGIETFLKEFNDGK; this is encoded by the coding sequence TTGAAGTCGACAGAGAAATTATCGGCGGCCCGCGCCTTCTTCGGGACGTTGTCGAAAAATATATTAGCGAGTAGTGGTCTTGCGCTTATTCTCGGATTTGGCGTATTGGCTACCATGCCGCCAAAACCGCCTTCGGCAACAATCCGCGTTGTCTACCCAAAACCAAACCAGATCATCACGGCTGTTGATTCGACCTTTATTCTTGGTAGTGTCTCAGTCGATCGAAACAATCTCTCAGATTACAGACTTGACATAAACGGTCACGAAATTCCTATCCATAAGGACGGCGGATTTTTGGCGTTTCTTCCAATAACTCCGGGCGAATTTGTCTTTCATCTAAGTGTATCAAAAAAGTCAAGTGTGGTCGTTGTCCAGGACCCAATTGGCATCGATTCCCTTTTTGTGTTGGTTCCCGAACCGCTGAAGTCAATTCCCGAGGATAGCCTGGCAATCGCCGGCGACTATCGCGCTCCCCTTGGGGATCTCGTGCTGATTGAGGGAGATGTATTGGAAGTTTCATTTCTGGCAACTCCCGGCCACACAGCATGGTTCTCGATTCCCGGGGTAATTGATTCGGTTCCCATGTCCGAGACGGAGCCGCGTCAACAGCCATATTGGGGCGAAGCCGTGTTCGGCGAAGGAAGGATTCCTGACTCGGTATTGATACGAGGAATATACGCAGGTTTTTATACAATTCCTTCTTCCGTAGTTGTCGAGAAATCGCCTATCACATATCACCTTGGCGACAGAACCTCGACTCACGAACAACTGCTTACCGGCGAACTCAAGGAGCCTCCAAAAAGCATGGATTCAGCATCAATGCATCCTGTTCCGATCAGAAAACCACCGCCGTCGATCACTCCGGGGACCCTCGATCCGTTGGTCAGCGCATCGATCTATAAAGTGAGCATCAATCCTCCCGAATATCCGTTCACGATTCGCTTCAATGATTCTGTTCTGGTTTTGCGCCACGCTCCGCAAAAAGGATACTTCTCAATTTTACAGCCCAAGGGAGTTGAAGCACTGGCAGTCGGTGCAGAGGGGGACTGGTATAAGCTTCGGCTGTCTGAAAACCAATTTGCATGGGTAAATAAAATATCGGTTGTGTCCCTGCCCAGCGGCATACGACCGCCCAAGTCTTTTCTGTCCGTCATTAGAAGCCACAGCTATGATGACAGCGTGAAAATAGATTTTGCCTTGAGCGGCAAACATCCCTTTCGAATTACAGAGCTCGACTCGCGGTCAATTCGCATTCAAATATTCGGTGTTACCAGTAACACCGACTGGATACGATATGATTTCGGTGACAGTTTGGTCGAGAGCGCCCAATGGTCACAGCCTGAACCGAATTTGTATCAGCTTGATTTGAACATATCTCAGGACGTATGGGGCTACGATGGCTATTACAATGGAAGCAAGTTTTCATTTGTCCTCCATAAGCCCCCGAAAAACACCAAGTCAATTCGCGGCAAAACAATAATCGTTGATCCGGGACATTCCTCTGACCCGGGTTCGATTGGCCCCACTGGATATACTGAAGCCGATGCAAATCTTGGCATTTCCCTGATACTGGCAAAGATGCTCAAACAAAAAGGGGCTAATGTAATCATGACTCGTTCTGATACCAGCCATGTGGCCCTGGCTGACCGTCCCGCCATCGCAAGAGCGAACAATGCCGATTTGTTTGTCTCCATACACAATAACGCTCTTCCCGACGGCATTAATCCGATAACGAATAACGGCGTCTCGACATATTATTACCATCCGCATTCGATAAACCTTGCCAAAGCAATCCAGACGGAACTGCTTAAAGCGACAAAATCTCCAGATTACGGGCTCTTCTATGGCAACCTCGCGGTGAATCGTCCCACACAGTTTCCGGCTGTGCTGGTCGAATGCGCCTTCATGATTATCCCTGACCAGGAAGCAATGCTTAAGACCGATGACTTTCGCAAAAAAGCAGCCGGTGCTGTAGTGAGAGGGATCGAGACTTTTCTCAAAGAGTTCAATGATGGCAAATGA
- the nusA gene encoding transcription termination factor NusA: MAFDMLEAMTLIAREKNIDFDSVVETLESSLLAAAKKKYAHSDNISFRFDRKANELFMMATKKVVSSVTDPNLEIGLKDAKEIDKEAEEGDELDIYLDYEAEFGRNAIASAKQILTQKIRDAEHERIYGEYIDKVGTLVSGVVQHIEKGNIIVNLGRGEGFMPIREQIPREKFRQGDRIRAYIQDVQKTPRGPQITLSRVNNEFLRALFAMEVPEIYEKIIELRAIAREPGERAKIAVYSSDDRIDPVGACVGIKGVRVQAIVRELNNERIDIVPYSSNPEVFVTRALAPAKVTSIETYELEQKMTVVVEDDKLSLAIGRNGQNARLASKLTGWKVNILSESEHNDVRKREAEMLMPVGQLEGVGEKIRDRLIEADISSIQRLAATPIETLVKIEGIGQKTAETLLERAKATIEELEKTHKKIEKVKKSAETQTAKSKGDKTLGDDLFESDADLEAKEDAKMEVPPPASDNVDDEQKKS, translated from the coding sequence ATGGCATTTGATATGCTCGAGGCAATGACACTTATCGCGCGTGAGAAGAACATTGACTTTGATTCTGTCGTCGAGACGCTTGAAAGCAGTTTGCTCGCTGCGGCTAAGAAAAAATATGCGCACTCCGACAACATCTCATTTCGGTTTGATAGAAAAGCCAATGAACTGTTCATGATGGCCACCAAGAAAGTGGTGTCGAGTGTGACTGATCCGAATTTGGAAATTGGATTGAAAGATGCCAAAGAAATAGACAAGGAAGCCGAGGAGGGGGACGAGCTCGATATCTATCTTGATTACGAAGCCGAGTTTGGGCGAAATGCAATCGCTTCGGCCAAGCAGATATTGACTCAGAAAATTCGCGATGCAGAACATGAGAGAATCTACGGAGAATATATTGACAAAGTCGGAACCCTTGTATCCGGAGTTGTTCAGCATATCGAAAAGGGAAATATTATCGTCAATCTCGGACGCGGCGAGGGGTTCATGCCTATTCGCGAGCAAATACCGAGAGAAAAGTTTCGCCAAGGGGATCGTATCCGGGCATATATCCAGGACGTTCAGAAAACGCCGCGCGGCCCACAGATAACCCTCTCTCGTGTGAACAATGAATTTCTCCGCGCGCTTTTTGCGATGGAGGTGCCGGAAATTTACGAAAAGATCATTGAGCTTCGGGCTATTGCCCGCGAACCAGGTGAACGGGCAAAGATCGCGGTGTATTCATCAGATGACCGAATCGATCCGGTTGGCGCCTGCGTGGGCATCAAAGGCGTGCGTGTTCAGGCTATAGTACGCGAGCTTAATAACGAGCGAATTGATATTGTGCCATACTCATCAAATCCTGAGGTATTTGTCACACGGGCCCTCGCGCCTGCGAAAGTTACCTCAATAGAAACCTATGAACTTGAACAGAAGATGACAGTGGTCGTCGAAGACGACAAACTTTCACTTGCTATTGGTCGCAACGGCCAGAATGCCCGACTTGCCTCAAAGCTGACAGGCTGGAAAGTCAACATACTTTCTGAGTCCGAGCATAACGATGTCCGTAAACGCGAAGCTGAAATGCTTATGCCTGTGGGACAGCTTGAAGGAGTCGGCGAAAAGATCCGGGATCGATTGATCGAAGCCGATATCAGCAGCATCCAGCGTCTCGCCGCGACCCCGATTGAAACATTGGTGAAGATTGAAGGTATCGGCCAGAAGACCGCGGAAACTCTGCTTGAGCGCGCCAAGGCAACAATAGAAGAACTTGAAAAGACGCACAAGAAAATTGAAAAGGTCAAAAAGAGCGCGGAGACGCAAACAGCCAAGAGCAAGGGTGATAAAACCCTTGGCGACGATCTCTTTGAAAGTGACGCCGATCTAGAGGCAAAAGAAGACGCGAAAATGGAAGTACCCCCGCCGGCCTCGGATAATGTCGACGACGAACAGAAAAAGAGCTGA
- a CDS encoding proline--tRNA ligase — translation MRWSHTYIPTLREKQTDAELISHQLLLRGGYIRKLAAGIYIYLPLMQRVIDKFSSIVREEMNKAGGLEITMSVLCPAELWQRSGRYNSIGKEQMRLKDRHQHDMVLCGTHEETVTDLVAGEVKSYKQLPLNLYQIQVKFRDEIRPRFGLMRGREFLMKDAYTFDADDTSFNKSYQKMVDAYFSIFKRAGLDVLKVESDTGAMGGKLAHEFMLLVDTSAGEEVIISCPTCSYAANVEKAMFGLSRLADQDSILNEKETVHTPGASTIEQVAAFLKVRSSQLVKTLIYMADGKPIAALVRGDRELNEVKLKNVAGAIELEMANPTQVELHTGSPVGFSGPVGLKNIPLYVDPMIVRMKNFVVGANKSEHHIVNANIERDFAATKVQDISKANAGDMCPNCGGTLTVRRGIEVGNTFMLGTKYSSALEAKFLDAEGKEQPMLMGSYGIGITRTPQAALEKYSDDKGIIWPKNIAPYLVELIPLNIEKEPQKEAAERIYKDLIDAGIDVLLDDRNDRAGVKLNDADLIGLPIRIVIGDKSLKDGHVELKARSQANVTLVLVENIVQAVKKLSDELN, via the coding sequence ATGCGCTGGTCGCACACATATATACCGACTTTAAGAGAGAAACAAACCGACGCCGAGTTGATTTCCCACCAACTGCTTCTTCGCGGCGGCTATATTCGTAAACTCGCCGCAGGAATCTATATTTATCTGCCGCTTATGCAGCGGGTCATCGATAAGTTCAGCTCAATCGTGCGCGAGGAGATGAATAAAGCCGGCGGTTTGGAGATAACAATGTCGGTCCTCTGTCCTGCTGAACTCTGGCAGCGCTCGGGGCGGTACAATTCTATTGGCAAAGAGCAGATGCGTCTGAAAGACCGCCATCAGCATGATATGGTCCTGTGCGGCACACACGAAGAGACTGTTACCGATTTGGTTGCAGGCGAAGTGAAAAGCTACAAGCAGCTTCCGTTAAATCTCTATCAGATACAAGTCAAGTTTCGAGATGAGATTCGTCCGCGCTTTGGCCTCATGCGTGGCAGAGAATTTCTTATGAAAGACGCGTATACCTTCGATGCCGACGATACGTCGTTTAACAAATCGTATCAGAAAATGGTCGATGCCTATTTCTCCATCTTCAAGCGCGCCGGGCTTGATGTACTCAAAGTTGAATCGGACACCGGAGCGATGGGTGGGAAGCTGGCCCATGAGTTCATGCTCCTTGTCGATACAAGTGCGGGTGAAGAAGTCATCATATCATGCCCGACATGCAGCTATGCGGCGAATGTGGAGAAAGCAATGTTTGGCCTATCCCGTCTCGCTGATCAGGATTCAATCCTCAATGAAAAGGAAACCGTTCACACTCCCGGTGCATCGACAATCGAACAAGTCGCGGCATTCCTTAAAGTTCGATCGTCACAGCTTGTGAAGACACTCATTTATATGGCCGATGGCAAACCGATAGCGGCTCTGGTTCGGGGTGACAGGGAACTCAATGAGGTCAAACTAAAAAATGTAGCGGGCGCGATTGAACTTGAAATGGCCAATCCCACTCAGGTTGAACTACATACCGGTTCGCCGGTTGGTTTCTCCGGTCCGGTTGGACTCAAAAATATACCGCTCTATGTTGACCCGATGATAGTCAGGATGAAAAATTTTGTTGTTGGCGCGAACAAGAGTGAGCATCACATTGTCAACGCCAACATCGAGCGTGATTTCGCTGCCACCAAAGTGCAAGACATCTCCAAGGCCAATGCCGGAGATATGTGTCCCAATTGCGGCGGGACATTGACGGTTCGACGAGGGATTGAGGTCGGCAATACCTTCATGCTCGGGACTAAATATTCATCTGCTCTCGAAGCAAAATTCCTTGACGCTGAAGGCAAAGAGCAACCGATGCTCATGGGCTCATACGGAATAGGAATCACTCGGACGCCTCAGGCGGCGCTCGAAAAATACTCTGATGATAAAGGGATAATTTGGCCTAAAAACATTGCACCCTATCTGGTTGAACTTATCCCTCTTAACATAGAAAAGGAGCCTCAAAAAGAGGCCGCTGAGCGGATTTATAAAGATTTGATCGATGCGGGCATTGATGTCCTGCTCGATGACCGAAATGACCGGGCCGGAGTAAAATTAAACGATGCCGATCTTATCGGATTGCCCATCCGAATCGTGATAGGAGATAAGTCGTTGAAAGATGGTCATGTGGAGTTAAAAGCACGAAGTCAGGCGAATGTTACGCTTGTTTTGGTTGAAAATATCGTTCAAGCCGTCAAAAAACTGTCGGATGAGCTCAATTAA
- a CDS encoding enolase C-terminal domain-like protein yields MIQFDTLKVSLPLKKTFAVSGGSADIKTNVLTVLNNRYFGEAAASVKYGPGIEKLQEDVNKGIELLASRKSLDTQTLLDINEFDIHPIARSALIAMVLNYISGETQRYPWEILSLSTPVGIKSSMTVAIDNPIAMIEAIRKSDFPIIKVKMGGEGDATLLQAFQTIENKEIRVDANAGWSCEQAEEMIFFLSRAGVRIIEQPTSAEFVKEWPHLKGKCDVELIMDEGLNSFEDYQNAFESVDGINIKMEKSGGILEAARIAINARKDGKKVMLGCMVESSVGIAQSVYMSSLADYYDLDGPHLLEHDIAQGINYNRESIEVDREIIGGPRLLRDVVEKYISE; encoded by the coding sequence ATGATACAATTTGACACATTAAAGGTAAGTCTTCCGCTCAAAAAGACCTTCGCGGTATCGGGCGGCTCAGCGGACATTAAAACAAACGTCTTAACCGTCCTTAACAATCGCTATTTTGGCGAAGCTGCTGCATCGGTAAAGTATGGTCCCGGAATAGAAAAGCTTCAAGAAGATGTCAACAAGGGCATCGAACTTCTTGCCAGCCGCAAGAGCCTCGACACCCAGACACTTTTGGACATAAATGAATTTGATATTCACCCCATCGCTCGTTCGGCTCTCATAGCCATGGTGCTCAACTATATTTCCGGCGAAACCCAGCGCTATCCATGGGAAATCCTTTCGCTGAGCACTCCGGTCGGAATAAAAAGCTCCATGACAGTAGCCATTGACAATCCGATTGCGATGATAGAGGCCATCAGAAAGAGCGACTTTCCAATTATCAAAGTGAAAATGGGGGGTGAGGGAGACGCCACACTGCTTCAAGCCTTTCAGACTATCGAAAATAAAGAGATTCGTGTCGATGCTAACGCTGGCTGGAGTTGTGAGCAGGCCGAAGAGATGATATTTTTTCTTTCACGAGCCGGTGTGCGAATCATTGAGCAACCGACATCAGCTGAGTTTGTCAAAGAATGGCCACACCTGAAAGGGAAGTGCGACGTTGAACTGATCATGGATGAAGGACTGAACTCCTTTGAGGACTACCAAAATGCGTTCGAATCGGTCGACGGCATTAATATCAAAATGGAGAAGTCAGGTGGGATACTTGAAGCCGCGCGGATTGCCATCAATGCCCGAAAAGACGGAAAGAAAGTCATGCTTGGATGTATGGTTGAATCTTCGGTCGGTATTGCTCAATCCGTTTACATGTCGTCGCTGGCTGACTATTATGACCTTGATGGACCGCATCTGCTTGAACATGATATAGCCCAAGGAATAAATTACAATCGGGAATCAATTGAAGTCGACAGAGAAATTATCGGCGGCCCGCGCCTTCTTCGGGACGTTGTCGAAAAATATATTAGCGAGTAG
- the rimP gene encoding ribosome maturation factor RimP, producing MSEKLKERIQVLVQQPLAEHGCELADMSFSQYRNHATVRLFVYCEGGVSLEKCTHVSRLVGDAIDSTDLFDQGYTLEVSSPGLDRPLTNSMDFRYRIGETVTVEFADTTRKAITARIISADDLSVGFENESGMISCQILEISRAKIVF from the coding sequence ATGTCAGAAAAGTTAAAAGAGAGGATTCAGGTATTGGTTCAACAGCCTTTGGCGGAGCACGGTTGTGAGTTGGCCGATATGTCGTTTTCACAATACCGGAACCATGCCACAGTACGATTGTTTGTGTATTGCGAGGGAGGGGTATCGCTTGAGAAGTGTACCCATGTATCGCGCCTTGTCGGCGATGCCATCGATTCTACTGATCTTTTCGACCAAGGCTACACCCTTGAAGTCTCATCCCCCGGTCTGGATCGGCCATTGACAAACTCTATGGATTTTCGGTACCGGATAGGCGAGACTGTAACGGTTGAATTTGCTGATACCACAAGGAAAGCGATAACCGCCCGTATAATATCCGCCGACGATCTGTCGGTTGGCTTTGAGAATGAGTCAGGCATGATTTCCTGTCAGATATTAGAAATCAGCCGAGCTAAAATAGTTTTTTAA